In Halobacteriovorax sp. HLS, one DNA window encodes the following:
- a CDS encoding arylesterase: MKKLYKILLILFISFSTLAAKKILFIGDSLTEGYGVAKEKSYPIILKELLKSDHSIDIEVLNGSVSGSTTASSFSRFKWFLKGKPDILVLALGANDGLRGIDLKASKINLSKTIELAQENGIKVVLAGMYIPPNYGPKYTSEFKKMYLSLEKEYKLTLIPFLLDGVAANKDLNISDGIHPNENGHEVIAKNLVKYLRPLL; encoded by the coding sequence ATGAAAAAACTATATAAAATTCTACTTATACTCTTTATTAGCTTTTCGACTCTTGCTGCCAAGAAGATTCTCTTTATAGGGGATTCTTTGACTGAGGGCTATGGTGTTGCTAAAGAAAAATCTTATCCCATAATTCTAAAAGAACTACTTAAATCTGATCACAGTATTGATATAGAAGTTCTTAATGGGTCTGTTTCTGGTTCCACAACTGCAAGCTCATTTTCAAGGTTTAAATGGTTTCTAAAGGGAAAGCCTGACATTCTTGTTTTGGCCTTAGGAGCAAATGATGGCCTAAGAGGTATCGACCTAAAAGCTTCTAAGATTAATTTGTCAAAGACAATTGAGCTTGCTCAAGAAAATGGAATAAAGGTTGTCTTGGCAGGTATGTATATACCACCAAATTATGGACCTAAGTATACTAGTGAATTTAAAAAGATGTATCTCTCTCTTGAAAAAGAATATAAGTTAACTCTTATCCCTTTTCTTTTAGATGGGGTTGCTGCCAATAAAGACCTGAATATTTCTGATGGAATTCATCCTAATGAGAATGGTCATGAAGTTATTGCTAAAAATCTAGTTAAGTATTTGAGGCCTTTATTATGA
- a CDS encoding ABC transporter ATP-binding protein yields the protein MQKSFLQGNRKIDVLRDINLSIEKGKTLAILGKSGSGKTTLLSILSGIEKSDAGSVIFNGEDITNYTQEQLTKVRSQSIGVIFQQFHLIEHLNALENVSLPLEILGDKNAVQTSLALLEAVGLSDRASHFPAQLSGGEKQRVAIARAMAIKPALLLADEPSGSLDEETGEKIMDLLFNLVRENDMSMILVTHETELAKKCDNTSSLELGILNQSDK from the coding sequence GTGCAAAAAAGTTTTTTGCAAGGAAACCGTAAGATAGATGTCTTGCGAGATATAAATCTATCTATTGAAAAGGGAAAGACTTTAGCAATTCTAGGGAAATCTGGAAGCGGTAAGACTACGCTGCTTTCAATCCTTTCTGGGATAGAGAAGTCAGACGCTGGTAGTGTCATTTTTAATGGCGAAGATATAACAAATTACACTCAAGAGCAGCTTACTAAAGTTCGTTCTCAATCTATTGGTGTTATTTTTCAACAATTTCATTTGATTGAACATTTGAATGCTCTCGAAAATGTTTCTCTACCTTTAGAAATTCTTGGAGACAAGAATGCAGTGCAAACTTCCTTAGCATTATTAGAAGCAGTAGGGCTATCTGATAGAGCTTCTCATTTTCCGGCCCAACTAAGTGGTGGTGAAAAGCAAAGAGTCGCAATCGCTAGAGCAATGGCCATTAAGCCAGCATTACTGCTTGCTGATGAGCCAAGTGGAAGCTTAGATGAAGAGACTGGTGAGAAAATCATGGACTTACTCTTTAACTTAGTTCGAGAAAATGACATGTCTATGATTTTGGTTACCCATGAGACTGAGCTAGCTAAGAAGTGTGATAATACTAGTTCTTTGGAATTAGGTATCCTCAATCAAAGTGATAAATGA